In Aegilops tauschii subsp. strangulata cultivar AL8/78 chromosome 3, Aet v6.0, whole genome shotgun sequence, one genomic interval encodes:
- the LOC109775890 gene encoding pentatricopeptide repeat-containing protein At3g09040, mitochondrial has translation MTMVRVNPATAVLDSYKHIKRLAGGRPDQFDLAAVLSACGRLGVLDCGTQVHCDAVKSGFFSGAFCATALVNMYARCGCVGDARRVFGGIACPDTVCWTSMISGYHRAGRYGEALSLFSGMLKMGSSLDQVTCVTVISILASLGRLDDARALLKRMPAPSTIAWNAVISSYAQQSGIENEVFGLYKGMKRQGLWPSRSTFASMLSAAANMKAFVEGRQFHASSIRHGLDANVFVGSSLINLYAKCGCISEARYVFDFSRERNIVMWNAMLNGLVRNELQEEAIQMFWYMTRLGLEADEFTFVSVLGACAYLDSHYLGRQVQCVTIKNGMAASLLVANATLDMHSKFGATDDAKTLFNLIPYKDSVSWNALIVGLAHSGEEEEAIGMLGLMNADGITPDEVSFATVVNACSNIRATETGKQIHCLAMKYSICSNHAVGSSLIDLYSKHGDVESCRKVLAQVDASSIVPINALIAGLVQNNRDDEAIQLFQQVLRDGLKPSSFTFSSILSGCTGLLSSIVGKQAHCYTMKSGLLNDDSSLGVLLIRIYLKSKMPEDADKLLTEMPDHKNLLEWTAIISGYAQNGYSSQSLLSFWRMRSYDVHSDEATFASILKACSEITALNDGKEIHGLIIKSGFNSYETSTSALIDMYSKCGDITSSFEAFKQLENKQGITLWNSMIVGFAKNGYADEALMLFQKMQESQLKPDEVTFLGVLIACAHAGLISVGRHYFDSMNKVYGLKPRVDHYACFIDLLGRGGHLEEAEEVINQLPFRPDGVIWATYLAACRMHNDEERGKVAAKELTELEPENSSTYVLVSGLHAAAGNWGEAKIAREAMRENGVSKFPGCSWVTVGNKTSLFLVQDKKHPDSLSIYEKLDDLTGMMKKDDDIEEYDMLISAEMFT, from the coding sequence ATGACGATGGTTCGGGTGAATCCGGCGACGGCGGTTCTTGATTCATACAAGCACATCAAGCGCTTGGCCGGTGGTCGGCCGGACCAGTTTGACCTCGCGGCGGTCCTGTCAGCGTGCGGGAGGCTAGGCGTCCTCGACTGTGGCACACAGGTGCACTGTGACGCGGTGAAGAGCGGCTTCTTCTCAGGCGCCTTCTGTGCGACGGCGCTGGTGAACATGTACGCCAGGTGCGGCTGTGTGGGGGATGCCCGCAGGGTGTTTGGCGGAATCGCATGCCCGGACACCGTGTGCTGGACGAGCATGATCTCTGGGTACCACCGAGCTGGAAGATATGGGGAAGCATTGTCTTTGTTCTCGGGAATGTTGAAGATGGGATCTTCTCTGGACCAAGTGACTTGTGTCACCGTCATTTCCATTCTCGCGAGCTTGGGTAGGCTGGATGATGCTAGGGCCTTGCTGAAGAGGATGCCGGCGCCGAGCACGATTGCTTGGAATGCTGTCATCTCCAGTTATGCGCAACAGAGTGGGATCGAGAATGAGGTTTTTGGATTGTATAAGGGTATGAAGAGGCAGGGATTATGGCCCAGTAGATCGACTTTCGCCAGCATGCTGAGTGCAGCAGCCAATATGAAGGCATTTGTTGAAGGTCGACAGTTCCATGCGTCCTCGATAAGGCATGGCTTGGATGCAAATGTTTTCGTGGGTAGTTCTCTGATCAACCTTTATGCGAAATGTGGTTGCATTAGTGAGGCGAGGTATGTGTTTGATTTCTCCCGTGAGAGGAACATTGTCATGTGGAATGCGATGCTCAATGGGCTTGTTCGAAATGAGCTACAAGAAGAGGCCATCCAAATGTTCTGGTATATGACGAGGCTTGGTCTTGAGGCAGATGAGTTCACGTTCGTCAGTGTTCTTGGTGCATGTGCCTACTTGGATTCACATTACCTGGGAAGACAAGTGCAGTGTGTGACAATCAAGAATGGCATGGCTGCAAGCTTGCTTGTTGCTAATGCAACATTAGATATGCACTCCAAATTTGGAGCTACAGATGATGCGAAAACATTATTTAATCTGATTCCTTACAAGGATAGTGTATCCTGGAATGCCCTTATAGTTGGACTTGCACATAGTGGAGAAGAGGAAGAAGCAATTGGTATGCTTGGATTGATGAATGCGGATGGTATAACACCAGACGAGGTGTCTTTTGCTACTGTAGTTAATGCATGTTCCAATATTCGAGCTACTGAGACTGGAAAGCAAATCCACTGCCTAGCAATGAAGTATagtatctgctcaaatcatgcTGTTGGTAGCTCTCTGATTGATTTATATTCTAAGCATGGAGATGTGGAATCTTGTAGGAAGGTTTTGGCACAGGTAGATGCAAGTAGTATAGTCCCAATAAATGCTCTGATTGCAGGTCTTGTGCAGAACAATAGAGATGATGAAGCTATACAGTTGTTTCAGCAGGTTCTTAGAGATGGTTTAAAGCCCTCCAGCTTTACATTTTCAAGCATTCTTTCTGGTTGTACTGGACTTCTCAGTTCAATTGTTGGCAAACAAGCTCATTGTTACACAATGAAGTCTGGTCTTCTGAATGATGATTCTTCCCTTGGTGTTTTACTGATCCGGATATATTTGAAGTCCAAAATGCCTGAGGATGCCGACAAACTGTTGACAGAGATGCCAGATCACAAAAACCTGCTTGAGTGGACAGCTATCATTTCAGGGTATGCTCAAAATGGGTACAGTTCTCAATCATTGCTGTCATTTTGGAGAATGCGCAGTTATGATGTTCACTCAGATGAGGCGACATTCGCTAGTATTCTCAAAGCTTGTTCAGAGATTACAGCTCTTAACGATGGGAAAGAGATACATGGGCTCATCATTAAATCTGGATTTAATTCTTATGAAACTTCGACTAGTGCCCTCATAGACATGTACTCCAAGTGTGGGGATATCACCTCATCCTTTGAAGCCTTCAAACAATTGGAAAACAAGCAAGGCATCACGTTATGGAACTCCATGATTGTTGGATTTGCAAAGAATGGTTATGCTGACGAGGCACTTATGCTTTTTCAGAAAATGCAGGAGTCACAACTAAAGCCTGATGAAGTTACATTCCTTGGTGTCCTAATCGCTTGTGCTCATGCTGGCTTAATTTCTGTCGGTCGGCATTACTTTGATTCTATGAACAAAGTCTATGGATTAAAGCCTAGAGTAGATCATTATGCGTGTTTTATTGATCTCCTTGGACGAGGTGGTCATCTTGAAGAGGCTGAAGAAGTTATTAACCAGTTGCCCTTCAGACCTGATGGTGTGATCTGGGCGACATACCTTGCAGCATGCAGAATGCACAATGATgaagaaagggggaaagttgcagCAAAAGAACTTACTGAGTTGGAACCAGAAAACTCGTCTACATATGTGTTGGTTTCAGGCTTACATGCTGCAGCTGGTAACTGGGGTGAAGCTAAGATAGCCAGAGAAGCAATGCGAGAAAATGGAGTATCAAAATTTCCGGGATGTAGTTGGGTCACAGTAGGGAACAAGACAAGCTTATTTCTTGTACAAGACAAGAAACACCCTGACTCCCTTAGCATCTATGAAAAGCTTGATGATCTTACTGGAATGATGAAGAAAGATGATGACATTGAGGAGTATGATATGCTTATTTCAGCTGAAATGTTTACTTGA